A single region of the Brachypodium distachyon strain Bd21 chromosome 3, Brachypodium_distachyon_v3.0, whole genome shotgun sequence genome encodes:
- the LOC100830428 gene encoding uncharacterized protein LOC100830428 has protein sequence MMRTLEPATGQKASPSFASLLSVFLGASGAEQPRPKRSFDVAGGVVGLGIVAAMGRACLAAQPIAIGAAARRRAREEAELSESYTCVITHVPGGRSVRKRVYFGNGWLVEAGEAPARSRAADFLSRCYLCTKRLDGLDIYMYGGEKAFCSSECRCHQMLMDDRADNCGSEALRANNYSASQCSAPMSFSPSIAAA, from the exons atgatgaggactcTTGAGCCGGCAACCGGGCAGAAGGCCTCGCCTTCCTTCGCTAGCCTCCTGTccgtcttcctcggcgcctCCGGCGCCGAGCAGCCGAGGCCCAAACGGAGCTTCGATGTCGCCGGTGGTGTCGTCGGGCTCGGcatcgtcgccgccatggGCCGTGCCTGCCTCGCTGCCCAGCCGATCGCCATCGGCGCTGCGGCACGGCGCCGTgcgcgggaggaggccgagctcTCAGAGAGCTACACGTGCGTCATCACGCACGTGCCCGGCGGTCGCAGCGTGCGGAAGCGCGTGTACTTCGGCAACGGCTGGCTCGTGGAAGCCGGCGAGGCGCCGGCCAGGAGCAGGGCGGCTGACTTCTTGAGCCGCTGCTACCTGTGTACCAAGAGGCTCGATGGGCTTGATATCTACATGTATGG GGGGGAGAAAGCCTTCTGCAGCTCCGAGTGCCGATGCCACCAGATGCTAATGGATGACCGTGCAGATAACTGTGGATCAGAAGCCCTCAGGGCCAACAACTACTCGGCCTCGCAGTGCTCTGCACCAATGTCCTTCTCCCCTAGCATCGCAGCAGCCTAG